A region of the Desulfobacter postgatei 2ac9 genome:
TAGTTGATGTTTAATCCGGTGTTGGACCCGGCATTGATTCCTGAAATTACAAGGTCCGGTGTCTGGTCACAGATATCAAACAGGGCCAGTTTTACACAGTCGGCCGGGTTGCCGGCAACCGCATGCCCAAAGTCGTTGTGTCCCAGGCGCACTTTCTGGTGTTTCAGCGGCGTGTGCAGGGTGATGCCATGACCCACGGCGCTTTTCTCCCTGTCCGGGGCTGCCAGGGTCACCTCATGGTCTGATTTTAATGCATTGAATAAGGCCCGAATGCCCGGGGCCTGGTATCCGTCGTCGTTTGTCACTAATATTTTCATAGCTTGTTTTGTTCCTGTTGACGAATTTGTGTATCTAAAAAAAATGACGCTTGTGTTGATAAAACATAAAAGAGGAGGCTTCTGCAATAAAAATTGACAAAAAAAAGCAGTACCCTTATATATTATAAATTGATTAGCATATAAACAATAAAAACAGGCAGAATAATTTATGGGAAGAAAAAGCATATCTCATATCAGAAAACCTGAAATACTGAGGCATACCTACAAGGTTGTGGAAGAAGAAGGCTTCAAGGGTATGACCATCGGTAAAATCGCAAAGCGAATGGGCGTCAATTCAGGTCTGCTTATTCATTATTTTAAGAGCAAGGAAGGCCTGATCATGGAAATGGTAGATTTCCTTTATGAAACTTCCATGAACAATTACCTCAAGGAGTTGGAGGCGCTCACCAGCTCCAAGGAACGCATGGAGACCCTTCTGGGAATTCTTTTTGACGCCAGCGGCACCTGGCCCCAGCGGGATGCTGTGTTCTGGTCCTGCTATGCCATGGGATTCCGGGATGAGAACATCAGGGAAAGAATCCGGGACATGATGCTTAAATTCATTGAATTCGGGATTGAAGAGATCGCGGGCTGGGAAGAGACCGGGCTAGCCAGTGTAGAAAATAAAAAAAGAGCTTCCGCCAAAATTTTTGCCCTGTCAGAGGGCTTCGGTATTGTGAAAAATTCACTGGACGATCCGGAGCTTATTAAGGAGGTTGCCGACTTTTTTAAAAATACGACCTTGAAAATTTTAAATTGCAAATCAGCACTAAATCAAGAACAGCCCTGAATACCGCCTTGCTTTGCTGTTCCCGGCAAAGCTGTTTTACATCTTTTTCAACTTCGTTTCTTAAACCATGAATACCTTGTTGGGTATTGTGCTCAGAAAACGGCTGCCGGTTTCCGTTATCTGGATCACGCTTTCTATGCCTGCGGCGAACCGGTCCTTAAAAATAAATTTCGGCTCCACGGCAAACACCATTCCCGGTTCAAGCAGTGTACTCCGACCCTTTGAAATAATGGGGTCTTCGACCAGTTCGAGACCAATGCCATGTCCTATAAATTTGGATTTTAATCCGGGAAAGCCTAGGAATTGTTCCCCATATCCAAACCTGTCCGCCATGGTCACGGCGATCTGAAAGATCGTCTTCATGGCAACACCGGGTTTCATGGCTTCCTTGACATGGAAAAGAATGTCAATGGCTGCCCGGCTTGCACCATCGGCCCGGCGGTCCATTTTTCCGGTCACAAACATCCGGGATTCATCCATGTGATAGCCAAATGCCATGGTGCCGAAATCAATGAGTACGGGGTCATTTTTTTCAATCACCCGGGTGCCGGCACCAAAGGGGAAGGCGGTGTACATACCGGTGCCGCATACCGGAGAATCCAGTGCACCTGACTGCCCCCCGCTTGCACCGCCCATGATGTGGAAGGTAAACCCGACGGATCTGTAATGGCGTACCTGTAGGCGGCCCGAGTGCCCCTGGGTCCTGGCAAAGGCCTCAATGCGTCCGGCCAGATCTGTTTCCCGGATGCCGGGTTCAAGGTTTTCGGCTATAAAGTCAAATACCCGGCTGGATATTTTTGCCACATCCTGCATGATGCCGATTTCATATTCTGACTTTATTGCCCTGCAGGAGATGATCAGGGGCGAGGCATCCTGCCAGGTACAGCCAAAAAACAAAGACTGATAAAACCTGAAATCCCTGACCGGGACAAGGTCAAAGGCGATGCCCATGGTTTTGGCAAAACCACCGTGGCTGTCCTGGATAATCTGGGGGATTTCCGTGACTGAAAAAACCTGGATAATCTGGGTCAACGGACTTTCGGCAACCGCTCTGGGAAGGTATTTTTTTACGAATAAAATGGGCTCATGTTCGAGGGTCACGTATAGCCAGGCATCCTGGGCTGAACCGCTGAAGTAGTAATAATCCGGTCTGTGGGTCAGAAATACACCGTCCACACCGGCCTGGGCCATCTTCTCTTTCAGGGTTTGTATCCGCTGGCTGATTTCTGTTGCAGGGGTCAGATCCAGAGGCAAAAGCTTATCTATCATTTTTTTTCACGATTCTTTTTGTTTATACTTAAAGTCACTCGTTTATTTTATCAATATATTTGGAATTTAATAAAGTATAATCCTTAATTTTTAAATTGTAAGGGTCCACCCTATATGTTGCGCAGCCTAAAATCGGGAACCTAAGCTTCGATAGACACGTTGTGTATAGGACCAACCCTTACTTTTCATCAGGCTTGATGGTCAGGGCCTGGTCATAAGATCGGTCACGAGGTGCCCGTTCGGAAAGTTTTTTAAATTGATTTTTATCTGATTTTTTGGCATGTTGCTGTGCGCAGAAACACAAAATAAAACTATTTGAGGTTAAATATAATAAATGAATACAAAACGACTAATGCTGGGAAACGAGGCTTTGGCCTATGGGCTGCTGAAAAACGGTTGCCAGATGGCCTGCGCCTACCCCGGCACCCCGTCTTCGGAAATTCTGTCCGCCGTTGTTTCCCTGAAAAAAGAGATGAAGCTTGATATTCACGCCCAGTGGGCAGTGAATGAAAAAGTGGCATTTGAAACCGCTTACGCAGGGGCCCAGGCAGGGCTTCGAACCGCGGTTGCCATGAAACAGGTGGGACTGAACGTGGCTGCCGACCCATTGATGAGTTCCGTATACTTAGGCGTGAAAGGTGGTTTTCTGGTGATCAGTGCCGATGATCCCGGCCCCCACTCATCCCAGACCGAACAGGATTCACGCTTAATGGCGGTCATGGCCAAACTGCCGGTGCTGGATCCGGACTCCCCGGTCCAGGCTGCGGAACTTGCCGGTATCGCCTTTGACTTGTCCGAAGCCTTTGAGATTCCGGTGATGCTGCGGCCCACGACCCGGGTGTGCCATTCCCGCCAGAGTATGGATGTGGAAAAAATTGAAATGACGCTGCGTCAGGCAGCCTTTGAAAAAAATCCGGGCAGATGGGCGGCAACACCAAAATTTCGGCTCCAGCTCCACAAGGAACTGGAGGCCAAACTGGCCAAAATTGCACACTACGAACCCACCCGCCCCCGGCTGGTGTCCGGCTCGGCCAAAGGTCGTGGACAGGCCATTGTCGTAGCTGGTGTGGCGGCGGCCAATGCCCGGGACATTATTAAAGAAAGAAATATGGATATTCCTCTCTACCAAGTCGTTCAGCCTTTCCCCCTTCACACGGATTTTATCCATGAGATGGACGGCTACGATGAAATTCTGGTGCTGGAAGAGACCTGGGGCGTCATTGAAATGCAGCTGGCAGATAAAAATCGGGTGAAGGGGAAAAATACGGGCTTTATCTCTCCGGCTGGCGAACTATTGCCGGAAAATGTGGAAGAACGGATCTGCGCCTTTGTGGGTGTAGATTACCAGGCGCCGCAAATCACCATGCTGCCCGGGCGGCGTCCGACCCTGTGCGCAGGCTGCCCCCACCGTGCCAGCTTCTTTGCCATTAAAAAGGCCGCGCCCAAGGGGATCTTCACCAGCGACATCGGATGCTACACCCTGGGCTGCAATCTCGGGGCCGTGGACACGGTTACCTGTATGGGGGCAGGTATCAGCCAGGCTGCCGGTTTCACCATTGCCTATGCCAAAAACGAGAAACAACCGCCGGTTTTTTCCACCATTGGCGACTCCACATTTTTCCATTCCGGTATTCCCGGATTGATTGAAACCGTCACCAAAAAAATTCCTTATGTCCTGGTGATTCTGGACAACCGGACCACGGCCATGACCGGCCACCAGCCAACACCGGCCTCGGGCAGGGACGCATCAGGAGATCCCTGCATTGCCGTAAATATCCCTGCCATTGTCAAAGGCTGCGGGGTAAATTTCATTAAAACTGCAGACCCATATGATCTGCCGGCATTTATCGATATTCTCAAAGAGGCAAACGCATATTGCAAAGAAAACGGTCCGGCCGTGGTGATTGCCGAACACCCGTGCCTGCTTAACTTGGACAGGGCTGAACTCAAAGCATCCTTTAAACGAGTAATCGTAAATAGGGATGTCTGTGACGGCTGCGGATATTGCATAAGCCAGTTTGAATGCCCGGCCCTAAACATGGACAAAGAGACTGAACAGATCTGCATTGACCCCGGCCTTTGCACCGGATGCGCGGTTTGTTCATTTGTCTGCCCCAAGGGCGCACTTGTCCTTGAAAATCAGGAGTAAATATCATGTTAAATAATCAGCAGATTATCATTTCAGGTCTGGGCGGGCAGGGTGTTCTTTTTATTACAAAACTGCTGGCCGGCGCTGCCATGGCCGACAATCTTCCCGTACTCACCTCGGAAACCCACGGTATGGCCCAAAGGGGTGGAAATGTAATTTCCTATCTTAAAATCGGTGATTTCTCAGGACCGCTGATCCGACCTGCCACTGCCGATGCGCTGATTGCCCTGAAAGCCGAAAGTTTTGCCCACCATTCCTATTTTCTCAAACCCGGGGGGTTGGCCGTGGTGAACAGCCCGGATCCTGTTGAAGATGACAGGTACAGGGTGTTTTGTGGAAATGCCACTGCCCTGGCTGAAGAGGCCGGCAATGTACGCAGCGAAAATGTAGCCATGCTGGGATTTTTCATGGGTGCCATCAAAGATGACACCCATCTGTTCAACCCGGACACTCTTGCGCGAATGATCAAGGAGAAATTCCAGGCAAAACCAGCAGTGGCGACAACTGTACTAAGCCTGCTTGAGGCAGGCATGCAACTATATCAAAAAAGGTAACTTAATGAGTTTTATCCCTTTAAACATAACCGGCGAACAGATCGCCGATATTCAGCAACAGGGTCTGAAATGGACCGTGGCCCACGCCTATAACAACAGCCCCTATTACAAAAAAAAGCTCGAAGCCGCAGGCTGCAGGCCCGAAGATGTCAAAACTCTTGATGATCTTGAAAACCTGCCTTTTACGGACAAGCATGACTTTCTTAAGGACTATCCTTTTCCCTTGCGGTCTGTGCCGATGTCCGACATTGTACGAATCCACGGATCTTCGGGAACCACGGGTAAAAGAAAAATTTTGTGCTACACAAAAGAGGATGTGGACAACTGGGCCAATATTTTTGCCCGGTGTTATGAGTTGGCCGGTGTCACCAAACTCGACCGGGTCCAGATTGCCGTAGGCTATGGGCTTTGGACTGCAGGTGTTGGTTTTCAGAACGGGTGCGAGCGTTTAGGCGCCATGGCTGTGCCTCTAGGTCCGGCTAATGTGGACATGCACATTGACATGCTGTTGGATCTTGAATCCACGGTCTTCTGCGCCACTGCTTCCATGGCCCTGCTCCTGTCCGAAGAGCTTGAAAAGCGCAAACTGACGGAAAAAATCAAATTAAAAACCATCATTTTAGGGGCCGAGCGCCACAGCGCGTCCATGCGCAAACGTATCCAGGAGATTACCGGGGCCAAACATATCCATGACATCTACGGCATGACCGAGCTTTACGGACCCGGCACCGGCCTTGACTGCACAGAGCATGCAGGTATCCATTACTGGGCCGACCATTTTATTTTTGAGGTGATTGACCCGGTAACCCTCAAGCCCCTACCCGTCGGGGAAGAAGGAGAGCTTGTGGTCACCACCCTGAAAAAACAGGGTACGCCTTTAATTCGCTACCGCACCCATGATGTCACCCGGCTGATTCCCGGGGCCTGCGCCTGCGGCAACCCCTTTCCCCGGCATGCCAGAATTTCCGGGCGTACAGATGACATGTTTATCTTCAGGGCGGTAAACATCTATCCCAGCCAGATTGATGATATTCTAAGCGGTATTGACGGGGTGGGCAGCGAGTACCAGATTCACCTGAACCAGGATGCCGACGGCAGGGATTATATGACCATCCGGGTGGAGCGCACCAATGATGCCGCCACAGGAGAAGAGAGCGGCCTGGCCGACCAGGTGTCCGGCCGGATTCGTAAAAAACTGCTGGTCAGATCCCGGGTTGAAATCGTGGATTACGGCACCCTGCCCCGGACTGAAAAAAAAAGCAAGCGGGTGTTTGATAACCGTCCATCTGAATAAATTTACTACTCCCTGCGGGGAAAGACAAAGGAGTTACAATGAAAAAAGCATCATTATTTTTCTGTGTTCTGGCAGCAATTGCGTTTGTTTCCGGAACAAGCCCTGTCCCGGCCCAGGCCAAAAAAGTGAGCCTGAACTATGCCAATTTTCCCCCAGCCCCCACCTTTCCCTGCGTACAGATGGAAAGATGGAAAACCGAAATTGAAAAACGTACCGACGGTGCCGTACAGATCAACACCTTTCCCGGCGGAACGCTTTTGGGTGCCAAAGAGATGATGGACGGGGTCATCAACGGCCAGGCCGACATCGGCTGTATCTGCATGGCTTATCAGCCCGGCCGCTTCACCGTGACCAATGCCACAAGTCTTCCCCTGAACATTCCCGACGCCAAGACCGGCAGCCTTGTGCTTTTAGATCTGTATAACAAATACCAGCCCGAGGCTTTTGACAAGGTAAAGGTGTTGACCATGTTTGTCACAGCCCCTGCCAATATCATGTCCAAAGCGCCGGTGGCCGAACTTTCCGACCTCAAGGGCCTTGATCTGCGTGCATCCGGTGGTGCGGCCCAGATTCTCAAAGCCTGGGGCGCCAACCAGGTGGGTATGCCCATGTCCGACACCCCCGAAGCCCTGCAGAAAGGTGTGGTCAAGGGACTGTTTTCCTCTTTGGAGGTGATGAAGGATCTTAAATTTGCTGAAATCTGCAAATACATCACCATCACCGACACCGTGATCTATCCTTTTGCCGTAATCATGAACAAAGGCAGCTGGGACAAGCTGCCCGACGATGTGAAACAGGTCATGGACGGCATGATCCAAGAGCAGTCTGCCTGGACCGGCGAATACATGGACCGGCATGTCAGTGATTCCATTGCCTGGTCAAAGAAAGAACACCAGGTGGAAGTGATTACGCTCTCTGCTGAGAAAAAGGCCGAGTGGAATGCGCGGCTTGCCCCCATTACGGAGAGCTGGATTAAAACAGCCCAAGAAAAAGGTCTGCCCGGAGACCGGATTGTAAAAGATATTAAAACGCTTATTGAAAAACACGCCGCAAAATAGCAATATACCCATGGAAACCATTGAAAAAATAAGTGACTTGCTTAACCGGTGGGCCGGGATCATTGCCGGGATCATTCTGGTCTTCATGATCCTTTTGACCATGGGCAATATTGTGCTGCGCAGGGTCGGGGTGCCCATCCGGGGCACCTATGAAATCATGGGATTTGCAGGGGCCGTGATCACGGCCCTTGCCATGGGCTTTACCCAGAAAAAAAGAGAGCATATCCATGTGGACATTTTGATAAGCCGGTTTCCGCGGGGGGTCAAAAAGGCCGTTTTTGCCGTGAACAACGGATTATGCACCCTCTTTTTTTTTGCCGCTGCGTGGTTTGTGGGCCGACGGGGCATGACCCTTTTTGAAACAGGAGAGGTATCGGAAACCCTTAGAATGGTATACTATCCCTTTGCTTTTGTCGTGGCATTCGGCTGCTTTCTGCTGGCTGCCATGCTGTTTATTGATCTGGTTAAACTGTTTATTCTAAAGGATTCCAAATGAGCCTGACCCTGGTGGGCATCCTCGGGATCGTCGGCCTGATGTTGCTGCTGTTCGTGTTCGGCATGCCCGTAAGCTTTGCCATGGCCCTGGTGGGTTTTGGCGGCTTTTCCTATATTCTCAACGTTAATGCGGGTGTAAACATGATCAGCCAGGAGTTCTGGGCGGTATTTTCCAATTACGGGCTCACCGTGATCCCTTTGTTTGTGTTCATGGGACAGATCGCTTTTTATTCCGGGGTCAACGATCGCCTTTATAAGGCGGCGTATAAATGGATAGGGCATATCCGGGGGGGCATTGCCATGGCCACCATCATGGCCTGCGCAGCCTTTGCCTCCATCTGCGGGTCGAACACGGCCACGGCGGCGACCATGACCACGGTGGCATTTCCCCAGATGTCCAATTTCAGGTATAAACCCATGCTCTCGTGCGGGTCGATTGCCTGCGGCTCCACCCTTGGGGTTGTGATCCCGCCCTCCGTGGTGCTTATCATCATCGGCCTTTCCACGGAACAGTCCATTGCCCGGCTTTTTTACGGTGGCATCGGGGCCGGCATTCTTTTGTGTCTGTTGATGCTGCTCACGGTCTATGTGGTCTGCCGTCTGAATCCCGAATGGGGCCCGGCCGGTCCAAAGTCGGGTTTTGGCGAACGCATCCGGTCTCTTTCCGGTGCCATTGAGATGTTGATTCTGTTTTTCCTGATCATGACCGGGTTGTACGCCGGATATTTCACACCGTCAGAGGCCGGCGGGGCAGGGGCCTTTTTTGCTCTGGTTATCAGCCTTGTCCAGCGGACACTCTCCTGGGAAAATTTCAAAAAGGCTATCATGGATACCTTGCGGGTCTCCTGCATGGTCATCATGCTTATCACAGGGGCCATGATCCTGGGTAAATTTTTAACGATTACCCGCATTCCATTTAACATGGCCTCGTGGGTGGCGGATCTGAACGTTCCCGATCCCGTGATCCTGGCTGTAATTTTCGGTATGTACGCCATTGGCGGTGCCATCATGGATGCCCTGGCCCTTTTGCTGATCACCATCCCCATCTTTTTCCCAGTGGCCTCTCAGATCGGCTGCGACCCCATCTGGTTTGCCGTTCTCATTACCGTGGTTACAACCCTTGGCGCGGTTACACCCCCTGTGGGTGCCACTACTTATGTGGTGGCGGGCATGGCCAAGGGCAGTACTTTAAATGAAGTATTTAAGGGTGTTACATTTTTTCTTCCGGCCTATCTGGTTTGTATTGTTCTACTTATGATGTGTCCCTGGATTATTACCTTTCTGCCGGGACTGTTGTAATAGTTGAATATTTTATGCTTTGGTTGACAAAAGGGGGTGCCTATCCTTAAAATTGATGGTCGGATGAGTTTGGCGATAAAAAAAAATTTGATACAAAAAAAACTTTGGAAATGGAGGATTTAAAACATGGCGTTACGAATAAACACACTTCTTCTGGTAATTTTTACAGGCCTTTGGATTCTGGCCGCTGACTGTGCTTTTGCCCAGTCTTTAAAGCCCACTTTGGAAAAGGCCTGGAATGACTATCTTCAGGCCAGCAGGTCAGGAAATGAATCGGAACTTGAAAAGACAATGTCTTCCTTCAGCCTTTGCAGCTTAAAAAACAAATTGGCTTCGGCACAACGGTCGTTAACGCCTGAAATCATAAAAGGTTTTGCAAAATACAGCCCGGATATATCCAAAATGGAATTTGCCGGGGTGCTTGAAAAAGGGGACAATGCAAGTCTTGTCTATGTCAGGGATTCAGGGAAAAAAGACGCCTCCGGAAACCCCATGGCGACCTTCAGCGCCATTAAATTTGTCAAGGAGTCAGGATGGAAAGTGGACGCCACCATGAATTGCGACAAGCCAATGTATCAGAATGATGGCCGGAAAACAGGATTTTATCTGTCAGATCTGCGACAGGAGTGTGCCATGGACGGGAATGTAAAACCGCCCCCGGCCCTAGTTTCAAAGCCGTATTCATCCGCTCTGCTTGATGTATTCAGCTATGGTTACCAGGCTCAGGTTACGGTCAACGGGGTCCCCCAGGAGCCGGTCACCGCGAGTTGGTCCGGG
Encoded here:
- a CDS encoding M24 family metallopeptidase; translation: MIDKLLPLDLTPATEISQRIQTLKEKMAQAGVDGVFLTHRPDYYYFSGSAQDAWLYVTLEHEPILFVKKYLPRAVAESPLTQIIQVFSVTEIPQIIQDSHGGFAKTMGIAFDLVPVRDFRFYQSLFFGCTWQDASPLIISCRAIKSEYEIGIMQDVAKISSRVFDFIAENLEPGIRETDLAGRIEAFARTQGHSGRLQVRHYRSVGFTFHIMGGASGGQSGALDSPVCGTGMYTAFPFGAGTRVIEKNDPVLIDFGTMAFGYHMDESRMFVTGKMDRRADGASRAAIDILFHVKEAMKPGVAMKTIFQIAVTMADRFGYGEQFLGFPGLKSKFIGHGIGLELVEDPIISKGRSTLLEPGMVFAVEPKFIFKDRFAAGIESVIQITETGSRFLSTIPNKVFMV
- a CDS encoding phenylacetate--CoA ligase family protein is translated as MSFIPLNITGEQIADIQQQGLKWTVAHAYNNSPYYKKKLEAAGCRPEDVKTLDDLENLPFTDKHDFLKDYPFPLRSVPMSDIVRIHGSSGTTGKRKILCYTKEDVDNWANIFARCYELAGVTKLDRVQIAVGYGLWTAGVGFQNGCERLGAMAVPLGPANVDMHIDMLLDLESTVFCATASMALLLSEELEKRKLTEKIKLKTIILGAERHSASMRKRIQEITGAKHIHDIYGMTELYGPGTGLDCTEHAGIHYWADHFIFEVIDPVTLKPLPVGEEGELVVTTLKKQGTPLIRYRTHDVTRLIPGACACGNPFPRHARISGRTDDMFIFRAVNIYPSQIDDILSGIDGVGSEYQIHLNQDADGRDYMTIRVERTNDAATGEESGLADQVSGRIRKKLLVRSRVEIVDYGTLPRTEKKSKRVFDNRPSE
- a CDS encoding TetR/AcrR family transcriptional regulator; translated protein: MGRKSISHIRKPEILRHTYKVVEEEGFKGMTIGKIAKRMGVNSGLLIHYFKSKEGLIMEMVDFLYETSMNNYLKELEALTSSKERMETLLGILFDASGTWPQRDAVFWSCYAMGFRDENIRERIRDMMLKFIEFGIEEIAGWEETGLASVENKKRASAKIFALSEGFGIVKNSLDDPELIKEVADFFKNTTLKILNCKSALNQEQP
- a CDS encoding thiamine pyrophosphate-dependent enzyme codes for the protein MNTKRLMLGNEALAYGLLKNGCQMACAYPGTPSSEILSAVVSLKKEMKLDIHAQWAVNEKVAFETAYAGAQAGLRTAVAMKQVGLNVAADPLMSSVYLGVKGGFLVISADDPGPHSSQTEQDSRLMAVMAKLPVLDPDSPVQAAELAGIAFDLSEAFEIPVMLRPTTRVCHSRQSMDVEKIEMTLRQAAFEKNPGRWAATPKFRLQLHKELEAKLAKIAHYEPTRPRLVSGSAKGRGQAIVVAGVAAANARDIIKERNMDIPLYQVVQPFPLHTDFIHEMDGYDEILVLEETWGVIEMQLADKNRVKGKNTGFISPAGELLPENVEERICAFVGVDYQAPQITMLPGRRPTLCAGCPHRASFFAIKKAAPKGIFTSDIGCYTLGCNLGAVDTVTCMGAGISQAAGFTIAYAKNEKQPPVFSTIGDSTFFHSGIPGLIETVTKKIPYVLVILDNRTTAMTGHQPTPASGRDASGDPCIAVNIPAIVKGCGVNFIKTADPYDLPAFIDILKEANAYCKENGPAVVIAEHPCLLNLDRAELKASFKRVIVNRDVCDGCGYCISQFECPALNMDKETEQICIDPGLCTGCAVCSFVCPKGALVLENQE
- a CDS encoding TRAP transporter substrate-binding protein encodes the protein MKKASLFFCVLAAIAFVSGTSPVPAQAKKVSLNYANFPPAPTFPCVQMERWKTEIEKRTDGAVQINTFPGGTLLGAKEMMDGVINGQADIGCICMAYQPGRFTVTNATSLPLNIPDAKTGSLVLLDLYNKYQPEAFDKVKVLTMFVTAPANIMSKAPVAELSDLKGLDLRASGGAAQILKAWGANQVGMPMSDTPEALQKGVVKGLFSSLEVMKDLKFAEICKYITITDTVIYPFAVIMNKGSWDKLPDDVKQVMDGMIQEQSAWTGEYMDRHVSDSIAWSKKEHQVEVITLSAEKKAEWNARLAPITESWIKTAQEKGLPGDRIVKDIKTLIEKHAAK
- a CDS encoding TRAP transporter large permease, with the protein product MSLTLVGILGIVGLMLLLFVFGMPVSFAMALVGFGGFSYILNVNAGVNMISQEFWAVFSNYGLTVIPLFVFMGQIAFYSGVNDRLYKAAYKWIGHIRGGIAMATIMACAAFASICGSNTATAATMTTVAFPQMSNFRYKPMLSCGSIACGSTLGVVIPPSVVLIIIGLSTEQSIARLFYGGIGAGILLCLLMLLTVYVVCRLNPEWGPAGPKSGFGERIRSLSGAIEMLILFFLIMTGLYAGYFTPSEAGGAGAFFALVISLVQRTLSWENFKKAIMDTLRVSCMVIMLITGAMILGKFLTITRIPFNMASWVADLNVPDPVILAVIFGMYAIGGAIMDALALLLITIPIFFPVASQIGCDPIWFAVLITVVTTLGAVTPPVGATTYVVAGMAKGSTLNEVFKGVTFFLPAYLVCIVLLMMCPWIITFLPGLL
- a CDS encoding TRAP transporter small permease, with the translated sequence METIEKISDLLNRWAGIIAGIILVFMILLTMGNIVLRRVGVPIRGTYEIMGFAGAVITALAMGFTQKKREHIHVDILISRFPRGVKKAVFAVNNGLCTLFFFAAAWFVGRRGMTLFETGEVSETLRMVYYPFAFVVAFGCFLLAAMLFIDLVKLFILKDSK
- a CDS encoding 2-oxoacid:acceptor oxidoreductase family protein, with product MLNNQQIIISGLGGQGVLFITKLLAGAAMADNLPVLTSETHGMAQRGGNVISYLKIGDFSGPLIRPATADALIALKAESFAHHSYFLKPGGLAVVNSPDPVEDDRYRVFCGNATALAEEAGNVRSENVAMLGFFMGAIKDDTHLFNPDTLARMIKEKFQAKPAVATTVLSLLEAGMQLYQKR